A window of Rubricoccus marinus contains these coding sequences:
- a CDS encoding amidohydrolase family protein, protein MIRPLAVAALALLLSAEVSGQVLRGGTNGDTPRRPVSTAHAITNARVVVAPGRVLDRATVVIRDGRIVAVRENADVPFDAQVIEGDSLTVYAGFVDAFAYAGVAEPEDPERYEGDPGNPPRERAGLTPDLDVRTLYDASKAEVKALREAGFTAAHLAPRDGFFAGTGAVVLLRNVARGEAAEMLFLPQTETAIAQIDPARGVYPGTPMGVLSMMRETVENARRETASRTAFRRDASGATRPMYDPVAEALAPVLDGDRALVFYTDGWLDAHRAIRVTEEMRIPNTVLAGVPDVSPVLAKIRARGLSVIAPLALPDTVKTDSLSRTIALPPPSSANPGGVSFVTDRRTISFRDTDAEKGALTAQRLASVGAAERSPSLLASGDVDFAFGSFEAKGKDIRANLRRMVEAGLSPEAALAALTTAPAEMMGLSGTLGTIERGKLANLLVTTGDYFSDSTDVRFVFVEGMRHEIENKPKAASGDPDAVVEIVGTWTYEIELPGSSEGGTMTFTGTPGSFEGTLSAQGETLNLSSVALDGNALTFSFTAPNSGPEITVSGIVSGLEFAGTADVGSFGAFPITATRQPE, encoded by the coding sequence ATGATTCGCCCTCTGGCGGTCGCGGCTCTGGCGCTCCTGCTGAGCGCCGAGGTCAGCGGCCAGGTTCTGCGCGGCGGTACTAACGGTGACACGCCCCGGCGTCCCGTTTCTACCGCTCACGCCATCACCAACGCCCGCGTCGTTGTCGCTCCCGGGCGCGTGCTCGACCGCGCGACGGTCGTCATCCGCGACGGCCGCATCGTCGCCGTCCGCGAAAACGCCGACGTTCCGTTCGACGCCCAGGTCATCGAGGGCGACTCGCTGACCGTTTACGCCGGCTTCGTCGACGCCTTCGCCTACGCGGGCGTCGCCGAGCCCGAAGACCCCGAGCGCTACGAGGGCGACCCCGGTAACCCGCCGCGCGAGCGCGCCGGCCTGACGCCTGACCTCGACGTGCGCACGCTCTACGACGCGTCCAAGGCCGAGGTCAAAGCGCTCCGCGAGGCCGGCTTCACCGCCGCGCACCTTGCGCCGCGCGACGGCTTCTTCGCCGGCACCGGCGCCGTCGTCCTCTTGCGCAACGTCGCCAGAGGCGAGGCCGCCGAGATGCTGTTCCTGCCCCAGACCGAGACCGCGATCGCGCAGATCGACCCCGCCCGAGGCGTCTACCCCGGCACCCCGATGGGCGTGCTGAGCATGATGCGCGAGACGGTCGAGAACGCGCGCCGCGAGACCGCGAGCCGGACGGCCTTCCGCCGCGACGCCTCTGGCGCCACGCGGCCGATGTACGACCCCGTCGCCGAGGCGCTCGCGCCCGTTCTGGACGGCGACCGTGCCCTCGTCTTCTACACCGACGGCTGGCTGGACGCGCACCGCGCCATCCGCGTGACCGAAGAGATGCGCATCCCGAACACCGTCCTCGCGGGTGTGCCGGACGTCTCCCCCGTTCTCGCCAAAATCCGCGCCAGAGGCCTATCGGTGATCGCGCCGCTGGCGCTGCCGGATACGGTCAAGACCGACAGCCTGAGCCGCACCATCGCGCTGCCGCCGCCGTCCTCGGCCAACCCGGGCGGCGTGTCCTTTGTGACCGACCGCCGGACGATCAGCTTCCGCGATACGGACGCTGAAAAGGGCGCGCTGACCGCGCAGCGCCTCGCAAGCGTCGGCGCCGCCGAGCGCAGCCCATCGCTGCTCGCCTCTGGCGACGTGGACTTCGCCTTCGGCTCGTTCGAAGCCAAGGGCAAGGACATCCGCGCCAACCTCCGCCGCATGGTGGAGGCCGGGCTCTCGCCAGAGGCCGCGCTCGCCGCGCTCACGACGGCTCCGGCCGAGATGATGGGGCTCAGCGGCACGCTCGGCACCATCGAGCGCGGCAAGCTCGCCAACCTCCTCGTCACCACCGGCGACTACTTCTCGGACTCCACCGACGTGCGCTTCGTGTTCGTCGAGGGCATGCGCCACGAGATCGAGAACAAGCCCAAAGCCGCCTCTGGCGACCCGGACGCGGTCGTCGAGATCGTCGGCACGTGGACGTACGAGATCGAGCTCCCCGGCAGCAGCGAGGGCGGCACGATGACGTTCACCGGCACGCCCGGCAGCTTCGAGGGCACCCTCAGCGCCCAGGGCGAGACGCTCAACCTCTCGTCCGTCGCGCTCGACGGCAACGCGCTCACGTTCTCCTTTACGGCCCCCAACAGCGGCCCCGAGATCACCGTCTCCGGCATCGTGTCCGGCCTGGAGTTCGCGGGCACCGCCGACGTCGGCTCCTTTGGCGCCTTCCCGATCACCGCCACCCGCCAGCCCGAATGA
- the rpiB gene encoding ribose 5-phosphate isomerase B, translating into MPGRPLISERHVRDALDAGATTLAVADDALITALARDLAKDSGLTFVSPEAERPAASGSSGPVPPPKTLAVGCDHGGFDLKAPLVAYAQSLGWTVRDVGTTSTDSVDYPDFAFAVARLVQTGAVARGLMIDGVGVGSAMVCNKVPGVRAALCPDVFSAFNARAHNDANVITLGSRTMGVESCKRILAEFLATDFEGGRHAARVQKLMDVEARFLPGDDCGCHE; encoded by the coding sequence ATGCCCGGACGCCCCCTTATCTCCGAGCGCCACGTGCGCGACGCCCTCGACGCGGGCGCGACGACGCTCGCTGTCGCCGACGACGCGCTGATCACCGCTCTCGCGCGCGACCTCGCAAAGGACAGCGGACTCACCTTCGTCTCGCCAGAGGCTGAGCGGCCCGCTGCCTCTGGCTCCAGCGGCCCCGTGCCGCCGCCCAAGACGCTCGCCGTCGGCTGCGACCACGGCGGCTTTGATCTGAAAGCGCCGCTCGTCGCGTATGCCCAATCGCTGGGCTGGACCGTCCGCGACGTGGGCACGACCAGCACGGACAGCGTGGACTACCCGGATTTCGCCTTTGCCGTCGCGCGGCTGGTGCAGACCGGCGCCGTCGCCAGAGGCCTGATGATCGACGGCGTGGGCGTGGGCAGCGCGATGGTGTGCAACAAGGTGCCCGGCGTGCGTGCCGCGCTCTGCCCGGACGTGTTCTCGGCGTTCAACGCCCGTGCGCACAACGACGCGAACGTGATCACGCTGGGCTCACGCACGATGGGCGTCGAGTCCTGCAAGCGCATCCTCGCGGAGTTCTTGGCGACGGACTTCGAGGGCGGTCGCCACGCCGCACGCGTCCAAAAGTTGATGGACGTGGAAGCCCGCTTCCTCCCCGGCGACGACTGCGGCTGCCACGAATGA
- a CDS encoding Glu/Leu/Phe/Val family dehydrogenase — MPKVSAYEIATGNFNKAADIMGLSDEWRTLIRTPFREMKVEVPLHREDGTMTVFSGFRIQHNGARGPFKGGIRFSPHVDELEVRALAETMTYKTALVDIPFGGGKGGVNVDPRTLTQMELEHVTRRYVSRIHLILGPNRDVPAPDMGTNAQTMAWIVDQYGRQHGYNPAVVTGKPLELGGSPGREQATGRGVVMVGLAAARDHLGMDPKEIKVVVQGFGNVGMNAALLFAEAGCTVAAVSDISGGYHNPNGLNLEEAIAFKNREEGDGTLAGYSASGVEFVAHEDFMGLDCDMLVPAAMESAIHSDNMDTVKAKLIVEGANLPVTPKADEYLKEKGVLVVPDILANAGGVIVSYFEWSQNFQQYRWSEEDVNSRLERIIIKAYDDVAVQMKRHEASMRESAFALAIDRVVTAEKLRGAL, encoded by the coding sequence CTGCCCAAGGTCTCCGCCTACGAGATCGCTACCGGCAACTTCAACAAAGCTGCAGACATCATGGGCCTCAGCGACGAGTGGCGGACGCTCATCCGCACACCCTTCCGCGAGATGAAGGTGGAGGTGCCGTTGCACCGCGAGGACGGGACCATGACGGTCTTTAGCGGCTTCCGCATCCAGCACAACGGCGCCAGAGGCCCATTCAAAGGCGGCATCCGGTTCTCGCCCCACGTGGACGAGCTGGAGGTCCGCGCGCTCGCGGAAACGATGACGTACAAGACCGCCCTCGTCGACATCCCGTTTGGCGGAGGCAAAGGCGGCGTCAACGTTGACCCGCGCACGCTCACGCAGATGGAGCTGGAGCACGTGACGCGCCGCTATGTCTCGCGCATCCACCTCATCCTCGGCCCCAACCGCGACGTGCCCGCGCCTGACATGGGCACGAACGCGCAGACGATGGCGTGGATCGTGGACCAGTACGGACGCCAGCACGGCTACAACCCGGCCGTTGTGACCGGCAAGCCGCTAGAACTCGGCGGGAGCCCGGGCCGCGAGCAGGCCACAGGCCGAGGCGTCGTCATGGTCGGCCTTGCCGCCGCGCGCGACCACCTCGGCATGGACCCCAAGGAGATCAAGGTGGTCGTGCAGGGCTTCGGCAACGTGGGCATGAACGCCGCGCTCCTCTTCGCCGAGGCCGGGTGCACCGTCGCGGCCGTGAGCGACATCTCCGGCGGATATCACAACCCGAACGGCCTCAACCTCGAAGAAGCCATCGCCTTCAAAAACCGCGAGGAGGGCGACGGCACGCTGGCTGGCTACTCGGCCTCTGGCGTCGAGTTCGTGGCCCACGAGGACTTTATGGGGCTGGACTGCGACATGCTGGTTCCCGCCGCGATGGAGAGCGCGATCCACAGCGACAACATGGACACCGTTAAGGCGAAGCTCATCGTGGAGGGCGCGAACCTGCCCGTGACGCCAAAGGCCGACGAGTACCTAAAGGAAAAGGGCGTTCTCGTGGTTCCGGACATCCTCGCCAACGCGGGCGGCGTGATCGTGAGCTACTTCGAGTGGAGCCAGAACTTCCAGCAGTATCGTTGGAGCGAGGAGGACGTGAACTCCCGGTTGGAGCGCATCATCATCAAGGCCTACGACGACGTGGCCGTGCAGATGAAACGCCACGAGGCCTCCATGCGCGAGTCCGCTTTCGCGCTCGCCATTGACCGCGTGGTCACCGCCGAGAAGCTCCGCGGCGCGCTCTAG
- a CDS encoding T9SS type A sorting domain-containing protein produces the protein MRVLVLWLVLASAAAAQEPDFQFAQGPWRTDHELIGVLADGYVLGSIDGQLIASDDGGLSWTVREGVAVPLAIVEHEGELIGAFGAEGIRRSTDGARSWGAPEAVGGQVEQLASGGDALWAATQTAVFKYEDGRWADLSFPLETSERIGGVAVLDGVGGVSVWRGFDTGSVYAIRTLDGGGTWARRSIGVCSPSGVAVAGRELWYGRAGCDVNFIGYFSGGLYRWPEDAVSPREVTRGDVRSVVTTKGGTVVYATGSALVEAASGDTLTNLRAQPATLSLDGANPLLWTTTEVECGVDPPCYAAQVGGGIEVRVDDRWAQTGVLADETRQVLYLNGRLFASTDESIFEIVEETWEIPARSLLGVRTLADVPAIGPLALVDPSPVGGGLFPNAVDLEEPSTDVFINSFGLAIAQTETSVVVSFRGGFYSSGSEDGVTLCPIAEFYECEYDIDLRLPFDNVRTLHASGANVYAGASGPSNEWNYEPRPLPTPVWASGDGGQTWADDSEGLTDVSEAFAFASGEGEAWVGTDVGIFHRIDGQPWTLSLDTSERVYVLERDASGALLAGGEGGLWRLSETGWAPYGTGLSGRTVYDIALDETDGTLALATDRGVWATRPLVTVESEAAPPEAPAQLTLSAFPNPASGAVRITAVSPEAGPVRVRVFDVLGREVADLGSHASGATVTWTGAAPAGIYLVRAETATSTVTTQITRLR, from the coding sequence ATGCGCGTATTGGTTCTCTGGCTCGTCCTCGCCTCCGCCGCTGCTGCGCAGGAGCCCGACTTTCAGTTCGCGCAGGGCCCCTGGCGCACAGACCATGAACTCATCGGCGTGCTCGCGGACGGGTACGTTCTCGGCAGCATCGACGGGCAGTTGATCGCCTCCGACGACGGTGGTCTCAGTTGGACCGTCCGCGAAGGCGTCGCGGTGCCTCTGGCGATCGTGGAGCACGAGGGCGAACTCATCGGCGCGTTCGGCGCGGAGGGCATCCGGCGCTCGACGGATGGTGCGCGCTCATGGGGCGCGCCAGAGGCGGTCGGCGGGCAGGTGGAGCAATTGGCCTCTGGCGGGGACGCGCTGTGGGCCGCTACTCAGACCGCTGTATTCAAATACGAAGACGGTAGGTGGGCTGACCTGTCCTTTCCGCTGGAAACGTCGGAGCGCATTGGGGGAGTCGCAGTGCTAGATGGCGTAGGTGGAGTATCTGTGTGGCGCGGCTTCGATACGGGGTCTGTGTACGCTATCCGCACGCTCGACGGTGGAGGAACGTGGGCCCGGCGTAGCATCGGTGTGTGTTCGCCAAGCGGGGTGGCTGTGGCTGGGCGTGAACTCTGGTACGGCCGCGCAGGATGCGATGTCAACTTCATCGGGTACTTCTCAGGCGGCTTGTACCGATGGCCGGAGGACGCCGTGTCCCCGCGCGAAGTCACGAGAGGGGACGTGCGCAGCGTCGTCACTACGAAAGGTGGCACTGTTGTGTACGCCACCGGCTCGGCACTCGTTGAGGCGGCCTCTGGCGATACCTTGACGAACCTCCGTGCTCAACCAGCAACGCTCTCGCTCGATGGAGCCAACCCGCTGTTGTGGACGACGACAGAGGTAGAATGTGGGGTCGACCCACCGTGCTACGCCGCCCAAGTCGGGGGAGGAATCGAGGTACGCGTGGATGACAGGTGGGCGCAAACGGGAGTCCTTGCTGATGAGACACGTCAAGTTTTGTATTTGAATGGGCGGCTGTTTGCGAGCACCGATGAGTCCATCTTCGAAATCGTGGAAGAGACGTGGGAAATTCCGGCTCGGTCCCTACTCGGCGTCCGCACCCTCGCCGACGTGCCTGCCATCGGGCCTCTTGCACTGGTGGACCCTAGCCCCGTCGGCGGTGGACTCTTTCCAAATGCAGTCGATTTAGAGGAGCCTAGCACGGATGTGTTCATCAACTCATTCGGCCTTGCTATCGCGCAAACCGAGACCTCTGTAGTTGTCTCGTTTCGAGGAGGGTTCTATTCAAGCGGGAGCGAGGATGGCGTCACGCTATGCCCGATAGCTGAGTTCTACGAGTGCGAGTATGATATCGACCTTCGCCTTCCGTTCGACAACGTGCGCACGCTTCACGCCTCTGGCGCGAACGTCTACGCGGGCGCCAGTGGCCCTTCGAACGAGTGGAATTACGAGCCACGTCCACTCCCCACGCCGGTCTGGGCCTCTGGCGACGGCGGCCAGACCTGGGCCGATGACTCCGAAGGACTCACCGACGTGAGCGAGGCCTTCGCGTTCGCCTCTGGCGAGGGCGAAGCGTGGGTCGGAACAGACGTGGGCATTTTCCACCGGATCGACGGACAGCCATGGACGCTCAGCCTGGACACGAGCGAGCGCGTCTACGTGCTGGAACGCGACGCCAGCGGCGCGCTTCTCGCAGGCGGCGAAGGTGGCCTCTGGCGCCTCAGCGAGACTGGCTGGGCGCCGTACGGAACTGGCCTGAGTGGGCGCACGGTCTACGACATCGCGCTGGACGAAACCGACGGCACGCTCGCTCTCGCGACCGACCGCGGCGTGTGGGCCACGCGTCCGCTCGTGACGGTGGAGAGCGAAGCTGCACCGCCAGAGGCGCCTGCACAACTCACGCTCTCAGCGTTTCCCAACCCCGCCTCTGGTGCCGTCCGCATCACCGCCGTCTCGCCAGAGGCGGGACCCGTGCGCGTGCGCGTGTTCGACGTCCTGGGTCGCGAGGTGGCAGACCTCGGTTCGCACGCCTCTGGCGCGACGGTGACGTGGACCGGAGCCGCGCCTGCCGGGATCTACCTCGTGCGCGCCGAAACGGCTACCTCCACCGTCACGACGCAGATCACGCGCCTGCGGTGA
- a CDS encoding phenylalanine--tRNA ligase beta subunit-related protein produces the protein MHIAVSDYPGLAVAAFRTSFPAPLAETETPEAVTDLLSLGADAPLARDEDVRMAVRDLLRARGYKPTGRGKPASEYLVKAAEGGFLGPINAAVDACNAVSLHSGLPISVVSLDRAAAPFRIASGEPGDAYVFNASGHEIKLDGLLCLFDASGPCANPVRDSQRTKTHDATRETLSILWAPEAHTEQLNEATAWYRSLLGASGAQTEVVGITAGA, from the coding sequence ATGCACATCGCCGTCTCCGACTACCCCGGCCTCGCCGTCGCCGCGTTCCGCACGTCGTTCCCCGCGCCTCTGGCGGAGACGGAGACGCCAGAGGCCGTGACGGATCTGCTGTCCCTCGGTGCCGACGCGCCTCTGGCGCGGGACGAGGACGTGAGAATGGCCGTGCGCGATCTGCTCCGCGCCAGGGGTTACAAGCCCACCGGACGCGGCAAGCCCGCGAGTGAGTACCTCGTCAAAGCCGCGGAGGGCGGATTCCTTGGCCCCATCAACGCCGCTGTGGACGCGTGCAACGCGGTCTCGCTGCACAGCGGTCTGCCCATCTCGGTCGTAAGCCTGGACCGCGCCGCGGCACCGTTCCGCATCGCCTCTGGCGAGCCGGGTGACGCCTACGTGTTCAACGCCAGCGGCCACGAGATCAAGCTGGACGGCCTGCTCTGCCTGTTCGACGCCAGCGGCCCGTGCGCCAACCCCGTCCGCGACAGCCAGCGCACCAAAACGCACGATGCCACGCGCGAGACGCTGAGCATCCTGTGGGCGCCAGAGGCCCATACGGAGCAACTAAACGAAGCGACGGCGTGGTACCGCTCCCTCCTCGGAGCCTCTGGCGCGCAAACAGAGGTCGTCGGGATCACCGCAGGCGCGTGA
- a CDS encoding DUF4252 domain-containing protein, with the protein MSKAPLLLLVVCGLALSGCYSFEMSRIGRRVGQDIERQTGADVGGGISMSVGPVSLATVQLGAWAFAPESSKIPRQIGRHVASVKFSSRPIRGGFDGRLIEKPAYLDRYERGGWHPFVTVRDSSAAVWIMLRERGRNQEITNLLAIVAAEDNLMLTKVSGNLSSMIREAIALGTDGAFLGDALSQAGLIEDEAPDDSLDAAP; encoded by the coding sequence ATGAGTAAGGCTCCCCTCCTCCTGCTCGTCGTCTGCGGCCTCGCGCTTTCGGGGTGCTATTCCTTCGAGATGTCTCGCATCGGCCGCCGCGTCGGCCAGGACATCGAGCGCCAGACCGGCGCGGACGTCGGCGGCGGCATCTCGATGAGCGTCGGCCCCGTCTCGCTCGCCACGGTTCAGCTCGGGGCGTGGGCCTTCGCGCCCGAGTCCTCGAAGATCCCCCGCCAGATCGGGCGCCATGTCGCCAGCGTGAAGTTCTCCTCCCGCCCCATCCGGGGCGGGTTCGACGGACGTCTCATCGAGAAGCCTGCCTATTTGGATCGGTACGAGCGCGGCGGCTGGCACCCCTTCGTGACCGTCCGCGACTCCTCCGCCGCCGTGTGGATCATGCTGCGCGAGCGCGGCCGCAACCAGGAGATCACCAACCTGCTCGCCATCGTCGCCGCCGAGGACAACCTGATGCTCACCAAGGTCAGCGGCAATCTTTCCTCGATGATCCGCGAGGCCATCGCGCTCGGCACCGACGGCGCCTTTCTGGGCGACGCGCTCTCCCAGGCCGGTCTCATCGAAGACGAGGCCCCGGACGATAGCCTAGACGCCGCGCCCTAG
- a CDS encoding DUF4252 domain-containing protein, whose translation MKRYFLLAALAVLLAPLAPRAQSTFDVARLDQLFDAQPMVEVNLRGSLLKLAAAAAGEDEPDVAMMLNGLRSVTVRIYSTDGQRPRFLSSMNGIGQTFEQDGWMTMVRVRSQPDSPNDEGDVWVYVLDDGDSFGGMAVMAIADDEEDGTENAVFVHIDGTISPADVAQLSKRFGNVSFSMGDDEGEDDE comes from the coding sequence ATGAAACGCTATTTCCTCCTGGCTGCCCTCGCGGTCCTCCTCGCGCCTCTGGCGCCTCGCGCCCAGTCCACGTTCGACGTAGCCCGGCTCGACCAACTCTTTGACGCGCAGCCGATGGTGGAGGTCAACCTCCGCGGCTCCCTTCTCAAGCTTGCCGCCGCCGCCGCTGGCGAGGACGAACCCGACGTCGCGATGATGCTGAACGGCCTCCGCTCCGTCACCGTCCGCATCTACTCCACCGACGGGCAGCGCCCGCGCTTCCTCTCCAGCATGAACGGCATCGGGCAGACGTTCGAACAAGACGGCTGGATGACGATGGTCCGCGTCCGCTCCCAGCCGGACTCCCCCAACGACGAAGGCGACGTGTGGGTGTACGTCCTCGACGACGGCGACTCCTTTGGCGGCATGGCCGTCATGGCCATCGCCGACGATGAGGAGGACGGTACCGAAAACGCCGTGTTCGTCCACATCGACGGGACGATCTCCCCCGCCGACGTGGCGCAGCTCAGCAAGCGTTTCGGCAACGTGTCCTTCTCGATGGGCGACGACGAGGGTGAGGACGATGAGTAA
- a CDS encoding RNA polymerase sigma factor, producing MRHATSSLAPQDDLVRRHADLVYRVVLNLLRDADEAADAAQEALVKVWRGCAEIPETSQRAWCCRVARNCALDHIRRRRSRPQPAHDPQTLMEPLAETPSPEEDAESAEFQRELDRALATLDEPYRSIVILREVEGLAYQEVADTLDLPLNTMKVYLHRAKRRLREALVLAAPDLIPIP from the coding sequence ATGCGCCACGCTACCTCCTCCCTTGCTCCCCAAGACGACCTCGTGCGGCGGCACGCAGACCTCGTCTACCGCGTGGTGCTCAACCTCCTGCGCGACGCCGACGAGGCCGCCGACGCGGCGCAAGAGGCCCTCGTCAAGGTCTGGCGCGGCTGCGCCGAGATCCCCGAAACCAGCCAGCGCGCCTGGTGCTGCCGCGTGGCGCGCAACTGCGCGCTGGACCATATCCGCCGCCGCCGCTCGCGCCCCCAACCCGCCCACGATCCCCAAACGCTGATGGAGCCTCTGGCGGAGACGCCCTCGCCAGAGGAAGACGCCGAAAGCGCCGAGTTCCAGCGCGAGTTGGACCGCGCGCTCGCCACGCTGGACGAACCCTACCGCTCCATCGTCATCCTGCGCGAGGTCGAAGGCCTCGCCTACCAGGAGGTCGCCGACACGCTCGACCTCCCGCTGAACACCATGAAGGTCTACCTGCACCGCGCCAAGCGGCGCCTCCGCGAGGCGCTCGTCCTCGCGGCGCCGGACCTCATCCCGATCCCATGA
- a CDS encoding spondin domain-containing protein, translating into MRLVLSLCLVLLFSGAALAQSSATYFVTLEATWSAQTHPDGFPGDPHFSPLVGAVHAEGAKLWEAGGIASGGIEAMAETGSTGALHAEVDALRASGSALHVVQGGGIRVSPGSVGLELTATDTHALVTLVSMIAPSPDWFVGTEGLDLRDTEGAWRAEIRQPLYVWDAGTDSGPSYTSGDADTDPQEPIARIEAAPFVVGGTLTPVGTITFTLLNVVETERAPEAAASLRVWPQPMGGGAGTVALTLPASGDAEVVLYDVRGRRVHVLHDGPLASGETALRLDASGLAPGVYVLRAAIGAEVQTQRVVVAR; encoded by the coding sequence ATGCGCCTCGTCCTCTCTCTTTGCCTCGTGTTGCTCTTCAGCGGCGCGGCCCTCGCACAGTCCTCGGCCACCTACTTCGTGACGCTGGAGGCGACCTGGAGCGCGCAAACGCACCCCGATGGGTTTCCCGGCGATCCGCACTTCTCGCCCCTTGTCGGCGCGGTGCACGCTGAGGGTGCGAAGCTGTGGGAGGCCGGCGGGATCGCCTCTGGCGGGATCGAGGCGATGGCCGAGACCGGGAGCACAGGCGCGCTCCACGCCGAGGTCGATGCGCTGCGCGCCAGCGGCTCGGCGCTCCACGTGGTTCAGGGCGGCGGAATTCGCGTATCGCCCGGCTCAGTCGGACTGGAACTCACCGCGACTGACACGCACGCGCTCGTGACACTCGTCTCCATGATCGCGCCCAGCCCGGACTGGTTCGTGGGGACCGAAGGCCTGGACCTGCGCGATACCGAGGGTGCGTGGCGCGCCGAGATCCGCCAACCGCTGTACGTGTGGGACGCCGGGACCGACAGTGGGCCGAGCTACACCTCTGGCGATGCGGACACGGACCCGCAGGAGCCCATCGCGCGCATCGAGGCCGCGCCGTTCGTCGTCGGCGGCACACTCACACCGGTCGGTACGATCACGTTCACGCTTCTCAACGTGGTGGAGACCGAACGCGCTCCAGAGGCCGCGGCGAGCCTCCGCGTGTGGCCACAACCGATGGGGGGGGGCGCCGGGACCGTCGCGCTCACACTCCCCGCCTCTGGCGACGCCGAGGTCGTCCTGTATGACGTGCGCGGGCGGCGCGTCCACGTTCTCCACGACGGGCCTCTGGCGAGCGGCGAAACGGCGCTGCGCCTGGACGCCAGCGGCCTCGCGCCTGGGGTCTACGTGCTCCGCGCCGCGATAGGCGCCGAGGTGCAGACCCAACGCGTCGTGGTCGCGCGCTAG
- a CDS encoding transglutaminase domain-containing protein: MADTGRMCRLLLLLCVLAPQAVAQSCPSPLASGDWSAVDGYALAATDREERSIQHLARYLHRAGRSDGARIRAAFRWTADRIAYDVDALTGRRPSQSADTTFAARMGVCEGYARLLVALLTEMDIEAEYVDGWGLPRNGTAAISPDGLHAWVAARAGRDWILLDPTWAAGGVARGRFIARYKPEWFATPPDDFARTHIPTLERWQLLASPLSLADAVARTEPLAECLDAPGQTTRRNPWNSNVSQQGEGPPWALTHGVRFRLLSPVPPDGYTAGTRAAIRVQVEGAREVAIFDGGVLNQELRASGDVWSGRVRIGREPVRVAVRMARGEPWRMVASVHVAD, encoded by the coding sequence ATGGCCGATACGGGGCGGATGTGCCGCCTTCTGCTCCTGCTTTGCGTTCTCGCGCCCCAGGCGGTCGCGCAGTCCTGCCCTTCGCCTCTGGCGAGCGGCGACTGGTCCGCCGTGGACGGGTACGCGCTGGCGGCGACGGATCGAGAAGAGCGAAGCATCCAACACCTCGCGCGCTACCTCCACCGCGCCGGACGAAGCGACGGCGCCCGTATCCGCGCCGCATTCCGATGGACCGCGGACCGCATCGCGTACGACGTGGACGCGCTCACGGGAAGGCGCCCGAGCCAGTCCGCCGACACCACGTTTGCGGCGCGCATGGGCGTGTGCGAGGGCTACGCGCGGCTGCTCGTCGCGCTCCTCACCGAGATGGACATCGAGGCGGAGTACGTGGACGGGTGGGGCCTTCCGCGAAACGGGACCGCTGCGATCTCGCCCGACGGGCTTCACGCCTGGGTGGCCGCGCGCGCCGGGCGCGACTGGATCCTGTTGGACCCGACATGGGCCGCTGGCGGCGTCGCCAGAGGCCGGTTTATCGCGCGCTACAAGCCCGAGTGGTTCGCCACACCGCCCGACGACTTCGCACGCACGCACATCCCGACGCTGGAGCGGTGGCAGCTTCTGGCCTCTCCGCTCTCACTCGCCGACGCGGTGGCGAGAACCGAGCCTCTGGCGGAGTGCCTGGACGCTCCGGGCCAGACCACGCGCCGCAACCCGTGGAACTCCAACGTCTCGCAGCAGGGCGAAGGCCCGCCGTGGGCGCTCACGCACGGCGTGAGGTTCCGGCTCCTCAGCCCCGTCCCGCCCGACGGGTACACCGCCGGCACTCGCGCCGCGATCCGCGTGCAGGTGGAGGGCGCGCGCGAGGTCGCCATTTTCGACGGCGGCGTGCTCAACCAAGAGCTTCGGGCCTCTGGCGACGTGTGGAGCGGGCGCGTCCGCATCGGGCGCGAGCCGGTTCGCGTAGCGGTACGGATGGCGCGAGGCGAGCCGTGGCGCATGGTGGCCTCGGTCCACGTCGCCGACTAA